GCACAATAATAACAACAGCACTGAAATCCATAGATAAAGAGTGTCTTCTATCACTTCCATCAATATTTACAGTTGCTAAATCCATATTTTCAGCATCAACTAATGCATCTTTTAGAATATTTGCAGCTTCAATTTCAGTATCTGATTTAACACCAAGTTTTTCAATTATAATACCATAAAGCATTACTGTAATCATTGGGAAAAGCGATGCAAAAGCAATAAGTCCAAATCCATCAATTAAAGGACTTCTTCCTTCAATATTTGTAGCAAGACCTATACCAAGTGCAGCAACAAGAGGAACAGTTACAGTTGAAGTAGTAACTCCACCACTATCATATGCAATCGGAATTATATATTTTGGTGCAACAAAAGTTAAAATTATTACAACTATATATCCAACTATAATATAATAGTGAATATGTCCACCATCAACAATTCTAAATGCCCCAAGAGCAATACCAATAGCAACACCAAGAGCAACAAATAATCTTAAAGCAAAATCATTTATCTTACCATCACTAATCTCTTTTGCTTTTTTAGCAATAGCCATAAGTGCTGGTTCTGCCATAGTTGTAGAAAATCCAATTGCAAAAGCAAAAGCATAAACAACAAAAATAGACTCTCTTTTTGTTAGTTGATAAGCCATTGTCTCTCCAAGAGAGAATAGACCCATTTCAAGACCTAATATAAAAGCATATAACCCAATAATAACTAATACAAAACCTAAAAATACAGTTTTTATATTATGGATACTCTTTTTTAATACAAGATATTGGAAAAATAGAATAATTGCTAAAATAGGAATTACATCTTTTGTAACAGAAACTAATCCAGTAATTACTTTCATTACGGTAATTTGAGCTACATTTGAAACAGTTGCATCAACTGTAATTGTTGCTACATCTTTTGCATCAACTAAGTTATAAACTGCAATTCCATAGATTTGTACAAAAATCATTGGAGTTAAAGAAGCAAAAGCAATAAGTCCAAATCCATCAATCACTGGATTTCTATCTTTTATAGAAGTTGCTAGACCAATACCCAGTGCAGCAACAAGTGGAACAGTAACTGTTGAAGTAGTAACTCCACCTAAATCATACGCAAGACCGATAATCTCTTTTGGAGCAAAAAAAGTAACTCCCACAACTAAAAGATATCCAACTATAATATAGTAATGAATTGGATGACCTTTTATAATTCTATATACACCTAATAATATTGCAAATCCAACCGAACCTGCAACAACTAATCTTAGTATAGTTGAATCAATTCTTCCACTTGAAATTGCAGCCGCTTTATCTGCAATTACTGCAAGTGCTGGTTCTGCAATAGTTGTACCAAAACCTATTAAAAATCCAAAGAATAGTATCCATACAACTTTTCCACTTTTTGCAAAGTCTCTTGCTAAGCCCTCTCCAACTGGAAAAATTCCAATCTCTAACCCTTGTAAAAAAATAGCAAGACCAACTCCAACAATAGTTAATCCAAGTGCAGTTGAAACCCAATTATCTGGAACTGACTGAATAATTGCAAGTTGAAAAAATAGAATTACTACAATAATTGGTAGTAAATCTCTAAATGAATCTTTTAATAAACGTAAAAAGAAATTAAACTGTGCCATTAACTGTTCCTTCTACGTATTGCCTAAACCTTTGTAAATCGTTATTCTTCCCTACGATAACCAATATGTCTCCTTCATCAATTTTGTGATTTATTCCTTTTGTTTTAAAAATAAATTTGTCGCCTAACTCCTTATCCATTATACCAAGAAGAAGGATGTTATATTGCTTATGAACTTTAATATTTTTTAAATATTTTTGATTAAATATAGAATTTTTGTTTATATAAATTTGTGAGATATTTAAATCTGATTTTGTAAATAATATATCATCTAAAACTTTCGTCATAAGTGGTTTTGTAAGATTTCTATATATTTTAAGAGCACCTAAATCATTTGGATTTAGAACTTTTGTAGCTCCTGCAACTAATAGTTTTTTTGATTCTGCTTTTGTTCTTGAAACTGCTATAATTTTTAGCTTACTATTTAAATTTCTAACTGATAAAGTTACAAAAAGATTGTTTTTATCACTTTTGCTTACACAAAAAATTGAATCAATTTCATTTTCAATTCCTAAAGAGATTAACTCATCATCATTTAAAAGAGTATAATTATATATTTCAAACTCATCTTTTTTAGCTTTTAAAAGATTCTCTTCATCAAAATCAACGACTAATACTTCATAATTTTTATCTTTTAATGTTGCTGCAATTTTTGAACCCAATGAAGTATATCCATAAACTATAACTCTATTTTTCATCTTCTATAGCCTTTAGGAATTTCGTACTAAAAAAGTTTGTTTTTAACTCTTTGATTGAACTTTTATAGCCAATGACTATCAAAATGTCATTTTCTTTTATAGTATATTTTATATTTATAGGATTAAATACAAATTTGTGATTGTGTTTTGTATCAATAACACCAATTAATACAATATTATAATCATCAAAATCAATTTTGTTTATATCCAATCCTATTATTTGCATACCTTCAACAATTTCTATTTCATCAACTTCAGCTGAAATATCTTCATTTAATAAAATACCATAAAGAGCATCAAAAGCCACAGGTTGACCTATATATTCACTTGCAACTAAAGCACTTACTTGATTTGGATTAATTAAAAAATTTGCACCTGCAAGTTTTAATTTACTTTCAACTTCAATATTATTTACCAAAGTTATTATTTTTATATTAGAATCAAGTGTTCTTGCTCCTAAAACTGTAGATAAATTTATAGCATCATCTTCAAATAAGCATATTATTGTATCTGCACTTTTTCCAACACCAACTCTTTCTAAAAAATCCATATCAGTACAATCACCACAAACTGCTAAATAATTTTGCTCTTTTGCTAATGCAATTTTTTCTGGATTTTCATCAATCACTAAAATCTTTTTTTTAGTTTTACATAACTCTTCAATCAAACTTCTTGAAATAGTTCTATATCCACATACAATGATAAACTCTTTTAGTTTCTCAACTTCACTTTCTATTCTATTTTGTTTTATATGTTCCATTCTTTCAGCTAATGCTGTTGTCAAAATAGAAGTACTAAAAGCAATTACTAAAAATCCATTTATTACTAATATTAAAGTTACAAATTTTCCTTCTGGTGTAATTGGAACAATATCTCCATATCCAACAGTAGAAATAGTAATCAAAGACCAATAAACAGCATCAAAAAAGTTATTTACATTTGGATTTTGTCCAACTGGCCCTTCATAAATAAACATAATTGTAGAACCAAAAAATATAACAACACCACTTAAAATAGCCAAGGTATAAAGTTCAAATTTTCTTTCTTTAAAAATTCGTAAAAACTCTTTTAGTGAATTTGTGTATCTTAATATTTTAAATAATCTAAACAATAAAAATATTCTAAGAACTCTTAATGGTCTATATGCTGGTAATATTGCTAATAAATCTATAATAGACATAGGAGATAGTATAAATTTAAGTTTCTCTTTAAAAGCTGTTTTTATCGAGTTTCCTAACTTATAATTTGTAGCTAAAAATAAAGACTCTTCATAATCTTGAATAACTATTTTTCTAGTATCATTATATACCCAAAGTCTTCCTAACCACTCAATAATAAAGACAATAATTGCTGCATATTCATAATTATCAAATAGGTCTAAGTGAGAATGATTTACTTCATAGATAAGTATTCCTATTGTACTTATTACTAAAAATATCATAAAAAAATCAAAATATTTTTTATATCTATATTTACTATTTTCTAATATATTTCTTGTAAAAGTTTTAAAACCTGTATAAATGGAAGAATTATCTAAAAAGTAAAAAAATTTAACTATGCTATTTTTCATATGTTTTTCACTGCAAGAGATAAACTCTCTTGCATATTATTAAATTTGATGGTCATGCTTTGCAGCCAATCTTTCTTTTTGAGAAAGATAAGAGTTTAAAGCACCAATATAAGCTTTTGCTGTTGCTACCATTGTATCAACACTTAATCCATGTCCAACAAAAGAAGGTGAAGTTTCATCAAAAACAACTCTTGTAGTAACTTTTGCTAGCGCATCTTTTCCTTCTGTTACAGAAGTTACATTATAACTTTGTAACTCTCCACTATATCCTGTTAATCTATCGATTGTTTTAAAGATTGCATCCATTGTTCCATTACCAATATTTGCATCTGTTAATAATTCATCATTAAATTTAATTGATACAGCTGCTGTTGGCACACCATTTGAACAATCACTAATTTGTAAAGCATCTAATTCATAGATTTTATCTTGATTTAAAGACTCATCAGTAATTAACATTCTTACATCATCATCTGTAACATCTTTTTTCTTATCTGCTAATACTTTGAATTTTTCAAATGCTGAATTTAACTCTTCATCACTTACTTTATCAAAACCTAATTGAGTGATTTTATCTCTAAATGCGGCTCTACCACTATGTTTTCCTAAAATTAATGTAGAATCTTTAATAACTCCAACATCTTCAGGTTTCATAATTTCATAAGTCTCTTGATGTTTCAATACACCATCTTGGTGAATTCCACTTTCATGAGAGAATGCATTTTTACCAACAATTGCTTTGTTTTGTTGTGGCTCAACACCTGTAATAGTTGCAACTAATCTTGAAGTGGCATAAAGTTCTTTTGTGTTTATATTTGTATATAAATCACCAAAAGCATCTTTTCTTGTTTTAATAGCCATTACAGCCTCTTCTAAAGCAGAGTTTCCTGCTCTTTCACCTAATCCATTAATTGTAACTTCAATTTGTCTAGCACCACTTGCAACTGCTGCTAAAGTATTTGCTGTTGCTAATCCTAAGTCATTGTGATTATGTACTGAAATAATTGCTCTATCTCCTGCAAAATCACTTAACTCTTTAATCATTGCAGATAATTCTGTTGGTAATCTATATCCCACTGTATCTGGTAAATTAATAGTAGTTGCACCTGCACCAATTACAGCATCCATTACCTCTTTCATAAAAGGAATTTCACTTCTTCCTGCATCTTCTAAAGAAAACTCTACATCATCAACAAAAGTTTTTGCATATTCAACTGCTCTAATTGCTCTTTTGATTACTTCTTCTTCACTCATTTTTAATTTATATTTCATATGAATTGGTGAAGTTGCAATAAATGTATGAATTCTTTTTAATCTTGCATTTTGTACTGCTAATCCAGCTTGTTTAATGTCATTTTCTACTGCTCTACTTAATGAACAGATTGATGATTTCTCAACTTCTTGTGCAATTCTACTTACTGCATCAAAATCTCCAGGGCTTGCTGCAGCAAATCCTGCTTCAATAACATCAACACCTAATTTTTCTAACTGTCTAGCAACTTTAATCTTCTCTTCTGTGTTCATTGAACAACCAGGACTTTGTTCTCCATCTCTTAACGTAGTATCAAATACGTATATTCTATTTTTATCCATGATTTTACCTCTTAAAAAGTATATTATTATATCTATTTTTCAATAAAGAAAAAAAACTAATTATTTATTTTGTGATTTATTTTGTATATATTATATATATTAGAGTGATTTAGAAAGTAGAAGAAGAGTATTAACACTTTTTATAAAATGATTATTGTAGAAATCGAATATTTTCATTTTCCTCTCCTTAGAATTGCCAAATTATATTTTAAAAATACCAAATTGTCAAGGTTTATCTAGTTGTTTTTTTCAATTTTATGATAAAACAAACACCATTTGGTATATCTTCTATATTTATTTCACCATTCATATTGTTTTCAATTATTGTTTTTGTCATATAAAGACCTATTCCCATACCTTTACCCTCTTCTTTTGTTGTAAAATATGGTTCAAATATTTTGTCTTTTATCTCATCTTTTATTCCACCTGCATTATCTTCTATTTCAATAATAACATCATTTTGTGATAAGAAACTATGAACTTTTATTTTACCTTCACTTATATTATTTTCAAGTATTGCATCTTTTGCATTTGAAATAATATTTAATATAGTTTGTGAAAATTCATTTTCAAACCCATATACTTCTAAATTATTATCAAAAGAAGTTTCTAGCTGAATTTTATTTTTTTCTAGTGTTGCTTCCATTAAATAGATAGCTTTTTTTATTGTTTCATCTACTTTAAAAACCTCTTTTTGTTTATCTGGTTTAAAAAAGTTTCTAAAATCATCAATTGTGTTTGACATATTTTTTGTAAGCATATTTGCTTTATCTATACTTTTAGATAAATTCTCTTTATTTAACTCACCCATACTATATGAAAATTCAATATTTTGAATAACCAAGCCTAGAGCATTTAAAGGTTGCCTCCATTGGTGAGCAATATTTCCTATCATCTCTCCCATTGATGCTAATTTACTTTGTTGAATTAGTATTTGTTCTTGTTTTCTTTGTTTATTTATCTCTTCTTTTACTCTCTTTTTCAAAGTATTATTCAACTTTTTTAGTTGAGCATTTATAATTTTTTCTTCTCTAACTCGTCTAAAAATATAAAAAATTGAAATAACTCCAAAAACCATAAGTAATAATAAAAATTCATCTAACTCATACTTTTCATGTGTTTTTAAAAAAAACATCAATTTTTCAAAAGCATCATAATGTCCAAGGACTAACCAAATTAAAATTGAAAGAACAATCAAAACAATTAAATCATTTATACTTTTTAAATTATTAAACATATTAAATCCTTAATCCTGTTTTGGTAACTCTATAACAAACGAGATACCAGAAGGGATATCTTGAATAAAGATTCTACCTTGCATATTGTTCTCAACAATAGTTTTTGTCATATATAATCCAATACCTGTTCCTTTCCCTTCCTCTTTTGTTGTGAAGTATGGTTCAAATATCTTTTCTTTTATACTCTCTTCTATCCCTCCTGCATTATCTTCTATCTCTATTATTACATTATCTACTGTTTGATGTGCTTTTATTCTTATCTTCCCATCTTTTATATCTTTCTCTACTATTGCATCTTTTGCATTTGATAATATATTTAGTATTCCTTGTGAAAACTCATTTTCAAATCCATATACTTTGATATTTTCTTCTATATCTTCTTCTAATTGTATTTGATGATTATGTAATGTTGATTCCATTAGATATATTGCTTTTTTTATTGTTTTTGCTACATCAAATAACTCTTTTTCTTTATTTGGTTTAAAAAAGTTTCTAAAGTCATCTATTGTTTTTGACATATTAGTTGTCAGCATATTTGCTTTATCTACACTTCTTTGTAGAAACTCTTCATTTAAATCTCCCATTTTGTATGCAAATTGGATATTTTGCATTACTAATCCTAGGGCATTTAATGGTTGTCTCCATTGATGTGCTATATTTCCTATCATCTCTCCCATTGCTGCTAATTTACTCTGTTGGATTAGCATTTGCTCTTGTTTTCTTTGTTTATCTATTTCTTGAGCTACTCTTTTTTCTAATGTTTTATTTAACTCTTTTTCTTTTTTAATATGAAGCTGAAGTTTTTCAGCCATACTATTAAAAGATTTTTCTAGTCTTCCTATCTCATCTTCAGAAGTTCTTACTATTCTATAATCTAGTTCATTTTCTGAAAATTTCTTTGTTCCTATTAATAATCTTTCAATTTTAGAAGTAATATATTTTGATATCCAAAGTGCAATAACAATAACTATTACAATCATAATAAATGTAATAATTGTCAATTCATTTACTAAAGTATTTATAAAATCTTTTATCTCAGAATCATTTTCATCAACAATCTCTTTCATATTATGAGCTTGTTCTTTCAAGATTTTTCGTACATCATTTTTTGTTTCATTTGCAGCTGCGTGAAATTCATCAACATTTGCACCAATAGTAACAAAACCAAAACCTCTTTTGCTATTTTTATATTTGCCTGTATAATAAGGAATTGTAGCAGCTGTTGTTAGCTTCCACACTTTACTCCAATATATGATAAAAGAACCATATCCACCATTTTGTGTAACTTCCATCCAACCTTTACATTGTGGAGCAAAATTTAAATATCTACAATCTAATCCTAAGCTTCCATCATCTTTTATTTGCTTAAGATTTGGTTGCTTTTTTAAACTTTGGTTTTCATATTTAGGATACTCTTTTAAAAAATCATTTATCTGTTTATTTGAGTTATAATATTTATTTGCTATATCTTTACTAAGCCAAGGCATTTGAGGTTTTCCAGTTTTGGGGTCATATCCATAAATAAAATAATCTCTTGGATGTGAAATATTTTTACCTTCATAATTCCACATAAAAGCATAGTTTCCTTTGCTAGCATCTGAAATATCTTGTTCTAAACTTTTTCCAGAAGGATTTACAGTATCTGTAAACTGCATAATATGCTCATGGTCCAAAGCTAAACTCAAATATCCAACTTTTTTATTATTTTTAAAAACAGGAGTAATAAATCTTATAATTCCTTCAAATTTTTTGCCCAAAGGATTTTCTTTTCCTGCATATGCATATTTTTCTGGTTCAAACTTTATATTTGCAGCTTTTGCTTTCTCTTTTGTAAATGTTCCAATTATTTTACTATTTACACTTTGTCCTATTACATCACTTACATAAATTTCATCTTTTTTTAAATCTTTTATTTTTGAAAAGTAGTTTTCAGAATGAATATATGTATTTTGTTTTTTTGAGATATCTAATAGTTTTGAGTTAATTTGACTTTTTTTATAAATCTCTTTTCCATTCAAATCAAAAAAGCTAACCTCTTTATAAATAGGTATTTTTATTTTATTTAAATTTTTTGGGTCAATGTAATTAAACTCTCTTTGATTATCAATTAATGTAGATTTTCTAATAGGTTTATTGTTATTTACTTTTTTATCTAATTTATAGGTTTTAGATTCATCATCATAATGATACTTTCCATGAACAATAATATCTCTTTTTTTACTATTATAAAATTCATTTATTAAGTTCTGATTCAAATCAAGTTTTGATAAAAATATAATATCTTCATCTCTTTGATATAAAAAATTAGCTACATTATTTGCAATTTCATGACTCAAAAGTTCTAAAGATTCTTGTGATTTTTTATCTAGTATTTTTATACTATCACTTATTGATTCATTTGCAGTATTTAAAATAATCTCTTTACTTTGATTAAAAAGGTATTTCGTACTATCTTTTAAATACTCATCAAGTTTCATCACACCTTGATAAGCAATATAAGATACTAAAAGAAGAGGAATTACTTTTATTACTATGAATATTAAGATTAATTTTACACGAATACTTAATCTTTTCATTCTATTTTCCATCAGTTATTTCTAAAATATCTTTTAATTTTTGCATTAATTCATTATTTGAAATATTGTTATTTAAATCATCAATTAATTTACTTGTAATTTGACTTATTTTTTCAAGCTTATCTTCATTTTTATCTACAAAAAGAAGTACACTTTTATCCATACTTTCAAAATATTTGTAAGTCACATAGAACTCTTGATAAATAAAAATATCACTACTATTCTTTTTCACTTTTAAAAGATGCTTTTTATTTTGATTATGAACTAAATAATCAAACCAACCCTTTCCTAGTTTTAATTCATCTATTTGCATTAAAGATTCATTCTGTATTAATTCATTATTAAATGCTTCTAAATTGGCATAACCTAAAAAAGAAAGGAACTGTTTACTTACATACTCTATATTTGATGAGTTCATAATAAACATAAAAGTAGAGTTATTATCTAATATAAATTGAATATAATCTTCATATATACTCTGTTCGCAGTGTAGATTTTTTATATATAAACTCTTTTTGATTATGGCTAATATCTCATTTAGATTTACAGGTTTTAATAAATACTTATCAATACCTAACTCAATTGCACGAACTAAATATGAAGTTTCTGTAAATGCAGTAGTTAGAACAATTGGCATACTAGGAGATATTTCAATTATCTTTTCTGCCATTTCAAGACCATTCATACAAGGCATTTGAATATCAGTTATTACGATATCAATTGAGTGTTTTTTAAATAGTTCTAACCCTTCTTGTCCATTTTTAGCAACAATAACCTCTTTTACATATTTACTTAAAAAATATGTAATCTCTTCAGATGTCATTGCATCATCTTCTACATATAAAACTGTTATTTCATTAAATTTTTCATTTGTAATATCTAGCATTTTTAATCTTTAAACTTTTCTCTAATTTCTAAAAACTCATCAATATTTTCAAAGAAAATATCAACTAAATTAGGATCAAAATGCTTACCTCTTTCTTTATGAAATAAGTCTAAAATATTCTCAATAGGCCAAGACTTTTTATAACTTCTATCACTTCCCAATGCATCAAATACATCAGCAATAGCAGTTATTCTTCCAAAAATAGGAATGTCAGAACCTTTTAAACCTTGTGGATATCCCGAACCATCCCATTTTTCATGGTGAGAATGAGAAATTTCTGCTGCTGCTTTCAAAATTGGTCTTGAAGAGTTTTTTAATATATCATAACCAATTTTTGCATGTGTTTGCATAATCTCCCACTCTTTTTCATCAAGCTTACCTGGTTTATGTAATATTGCATCTGGAATTGATATTTTTCCAATATCATGCATTGGAGAAGCTGTAAAAACTGTATTTATATCTTCATCACTTAGTTCTAATTTTGTAGCTAAAAGTTTTGAATACTCGGCAACTCTTTTTACGTGTTGACCTGTCTCTTCACTTCTACTTTCAGAAATTTCACCAAGTTTATAAATAATTTCTCTTTGAGTATCTTCTAACTCTTTATGTAGTTCTACAATCTCAGTAATATCATGTCTAATACCCATATACTCAAAAATATTTCCATCTAAATCTTTAAGTGGATATGTATAAACATCACAGTATAAAAGCTTTTTATCTTTTGTCTCATTTACAATGATACCTTTTCTTCCATTTTCAGAAAAAATATCTTCTACTGTCTTTTCATACTCTTCTTGAGTTAAATTAGGCTGCTTTAAAAAAGAATAATCTTGTCCAATTAACTCTTCTCTTGAAAAACCAGTTGCTTCAATAAAAGCATCATTAACATGCTCAATTTTTCTATCTATACTTATTCTAATAATTATATTGTTTTTATTAATTGCATCTTTATATTGATTTAATACATTTATTGAGTCTTTTAAATCAAGTGATGTTTTTTCAGTTTGAGTTTTAAAATACTCTTTTGTTTCTCGTAAATATGTAATATCATTTGATAAAGAGATATACTCTAAAATATTTCCATTTAAATCTAAAATTGGTTTTACAATAGTATCTAAGTAGTAAGTATAACCATCTTTTGAATAGTTTTTAAATTCACCTTGCCACAACTTTTTTTCATCTTTTATTACATGCCATATTTCTGAATAATATGTAGTATCAACATCTGGATGTCTTACTAAGCTATGTGGTTTTCCAATTATTTCTTCTCTTGAATAACCAGAGATTTTTAAAAATGGTTCATTTACATAAGTTATTATTCCATTTGGGTTAGTTTTTGAAATGATAGAACGTTCATCAACTATATCTTTATACTGAGAAAGAGTATTGAACATTTCTTTATTTTCTCTTTCTAAAATTACATTTTTAGAAACAGAAAAAAGATTTTCTATAAGAATTTTTAAATTAATTGGTTTTGTAATATAGTTTGAAATACCAAGATTAATAGCTTCAAATAAATATTTAGTATCATTAAATGCCGTTGTAATAATGATAGGTGTTTGTGGTGATATTTTTTTTACTTCATTTGCTAATTCTAATCCTGTCATTACTGGCATTTGAACATCTGTGATAATAATATCTATTTCATTTTCGTTAAATACTTCTAATGCTTGTTTACCATTTTTTGCCGTATATAAATTTCTTACTTTTGATTGTAAAAAATAGCTCACTTCTTCCATTGCACTTAAATCATCTTCAACATATAAAAGATTAATCTGCTTTAAATAACTTAGTATTTCATCAATATTATTCATTCTGTTCTCCATATAATAGTGTCACTATTATATAAAAATAAATTTTATTTTTATATTATTATATTGATTATATCATAAGAAAGCAACAAAAAAGTATTTTATTTATGCTATTTTTGTCCCAACTTCTATTTTTTGACCAATTTGTAAAGATAGTTCAATTTCTTTGTTGATAAATAAAATAACTTCACCTTGAGTAAATACTCCAATTTTAGTAAATATATTTACATTTTCATCTATAAAATTTAAAGCTAAATTATTTGTAGCAGTAGAACTTAACAATTCTACTTTTATATCTTTTTGTTCAAAAATAAGTTTTTCATTAAGTTTTTTTGATTTTTTTTCATTTAGAGGTAGATTTATTCCTCTTTTTAAATATGTAAGTTTTAATTCTCCTGTTTGAGGAGCAAGTAAAATAGAGTTATCAAATAATGATGTATTTATATATATAATTTTATATTTTTCATCAAAATCAATTGCATGAACTACTCCACTAATTGGAGAAATAATTTTTGCATCTTGATTAATATCTATTTTTTGATTTCTAAATATATAAAGGGATAAAAAGAAGATAAGCAAAAAAAGTGCAGATAAGAATTCTAAGTGTAAAAGATGCAAAATAATTGCAACAACAAAAAGTGATAAAATCACTCTTTGTCCCTCTTTTAGAATATACTTATCTACAAAACACATCTAATTAGTCTTTCTTAGAATCTTCTTCATTTATATTTTCTGAAGAGTTTTCATCAGAAGATAAAGGTTCATCTTCTTTTGGTTCTTCAGTAGTAGTC
This DNA window, taken from Arcobacter sp. CECT 8986, encodes the following:
- a CDS encoding 2-isopropylmalate synthase, encoding MDKNRIYVFDTTLRDGEQSPGCSMNTEEKIKVARQLEKLGVDVIEAGFAAASPGDFDAVSRIAQEVEKSSICSLSRAVENDIKQAGLAVQNARLKRIHTFIATSPIHMKYKLKMSEEEVIKRAIRAVEYAKTFVDDVEFSLEDAGRSEIPFMKEVMDAVIGAGATTINLPDTVGYRLPTELSAMIKELSDFAGDRAIISVHNHNDLGLATANTLAAVASGARQIEVTINGLGERAGNSALEEAVMAIKTRKDAFGDLYTNINTKELYATSRLVATITGVEPQQNKAIVGKNAFSHESGIHQDGVLKHQETYEIMKPEDVGVIKDSTLILGKHSGRAAFRDKITQLGFDKVSDEELNSAFEKFKVLADKKKDVTDDDVRMLITDESLNQDKIYELDALQISDCSNGVPTAAVSIKFNDELLTDANIGNGTMDAIFKTIDRLTGYSGELQSYNVTSVTEGKDALAKVTTRVVFDETSPSFVGHGLSVDTMVATAKAYIGALNSYLSQKERLAAKHDHQI
- a CDS encoding potassium channel protein: MKNSIVKFFYFLDNSSIYTGFKTFTRNILENSKYRYKKYFDFFMIFLVISTIGILIYEVNHSHLDLFDNYEYAAIIVFIIEWLGRLWVYNDTRKIVIQDYEESLFLATNYKLGNSIKTAFKEKLKFILSPMSIIDLLAILPAYRPLRVLRIFLLFRLFKILRYTNSLKEFLRIFKERKFELYTLAILSGVVIFFGSTIMFIYEGPVGQNPNVNNFFDAVYWSLITISTVGYGDIVPITPEGKFVTLILVINGFLVIAFSTSILTTALAERMEHIKQNRIESEVEKLKEFIIVCGYRTISRSLIEELCKTKKKILVIDENPEKIALAKEQNYLAVCGDCTDMDFLERVGVGKSADTIICLFEDDAINLSTVLGARTLDSNIKIITLVNNIEVESKLKLAGANFLINPNQVSALVASEYIGQPVAFDALYGILLNEDISAEVDEIEIVEGMQIIGLDINKIDFDDYNIVLIGVIDTKHNHKFVFNPINIKYTIKENDILIVIGYKSSIKELKTNFFSTKFLKAIEDEK
- a CDS encoding sensor histidine kinase is translated as MFNNLKSINDLIVLIVLSILIWLVLGHYDAFEKLMFFLKTHEKYELDEFLLLLMVFGVISIFYIFRRVREEKIINAQLKKLNNTLKKRVKEEINKQRKQEQILIQQSKLASMGEMIGNIAHQWRQPLNALGLVIQNIEFSYSMGELNKENLSKSIDKANMLTKNMSNTIDDFRNFFKPDKQKEVFKVDETIKKAIYLMEATLEKNKIQLETSFDNNLEVYGFENEFSQTILNIISNAKDAILENNISEGKIKVHSFLSQNDVIIEIEDNAGGIKDEIKDKIFEPYFTTKEEGKGMGIGLYMTKTIIENNMNGEINIEDIPNGVCFIIKLKKTTR
- a CDS encoding potassium channel family protein, with translation MKNRVIVYGYTSLGSKIAATLKDKNYEVLVVDFDEENLLKAKKDEFEIYNYTLLNDDELISLGIENEIDSIFCVSKSDKNNLFVTLSVRNLNSKLKIIAVSRTKAESKKLLVAGATKVLNPNDLGALKIYRNLTKPLMTKVLDDILFTKSDLNISQIYINKNSIFNQKYLKNIKVHKQYNILLLGIMDKELGDKFIFKTKGINHKIDEGDILVIVGKNNDLQRFRQYVEGTVNGTV
- a CDS encoding DUF1538 family protein gives rise to the protein MAQFNFFLRLLKDSFRDLLPIIVVILFFQLAIIQSVPDNWVSTALGLTIVGVGLAIFLQGLEIGIFPVGEGLARDFAKSGKVVWILFFGFLIGFGTTIAEPALAVIADKAAAISSGRIDSTILRLVVAGSVGFAILLGVYRIIKGHPIHYYIIVGYLLVVGVTFFAPKEIIGLAYDLGGVTTSTVTVPLVAALGIGLATSIKDRNPVIDGFGLIAFASLTPMIFVQIYGIAVYNLVDAKDVATITVDATVSNVAQITVMKVITGLVSVTKDVIPILAIILFFQYLVLKKSIHNIKTVFLGFVLVIIGLYAFILGLEMGLFSLGETMAYQLTKRESIFVVYAFAFAIGFSTTMAEPALMAIAKKAKEISDGKINDFALRLFVALGVAIGIALGAFRIVDGGHIHYYIIVGYIVVIILTFVAPKYIIPIAYDSGGVTTSTVTVPLVAALGIGLATNIEGRSPLIDGFGLIAFASLFPMITVMLYGIIIEKLGVKSDTEIEAANILKDALVDAENMDLATVNIDGSDRRHSLSMDFSAVVIIVPLDKKLDAIEAASKAGATGVTVLKAEGIGISEMTNFYRTTKEADDVLLLFLLPSGMVNQVIKSIIHSLHITTVGKGVAFAFPLTHMKGISLTRHDIYTYRKDHKESDSKNKTEKFDENSFNERLEKELNARSERT